The following are from one region of the Synergistaceae bacterium genome:
- a CDS encoding response regulator, producing the protein MEAHYIIESEIAVIFLSVTLCVYLQIIYSGTSSEKKGLLRYAYMVTASAFVDVAASIILADSSSYSPGAKYLCSLVLQAADCGVFFVFMRYMSYFGADTPGRRRMHYIQNILLGVFFYLQLAGHFTGANYSISPDGKIIEGALCSVITDGFIALWAIWAWAEIFMYRRAFTKGQFWALCGNLAFCWVLIFLQSQMFPHIPVLFIILSVNLYYFFFLLETPAYRDLERTLDRLRKAKAIAEDANQAAIAADKAKGEFLANMSHEIRTPLTTIMGMDEVILRKYESGPVYEYARDIQSAGNSLLHIINDILDFSKIESGQLELASRNYDLGRVLRDVDNMVKIRAEQKGLQYTAQIDDSLPDELFGDRIRVQQIMVNILNNAVKYTKKGSVKFTLTGVKGDDPSLIVLHVTVTDTGIGIHAEDIPKLFKSFSRIDAKETHNIEGTGLGLAITGRLIELMGGSVEVTSTYGIGSTFHVVIPQKIVGAKTLREYGLESGHKKKEVRKILKAPGAKVLVVDDNDMNRIVLRSLMKENEVTVDEAESGEECLRKCAENPYDVILMDYMMPHMDGKQTLHNLKAMPDSPGSKAKVIVCTANALVGVRAELLSAGFDDFLSKPVNGKELEEMLAKYIPTEKITQGLEG; encoded by the coding sequence TTGGAAGCTCATTACATTATAGAGTCAGAAATTGCCGTTATATTTCTGAGCGTTACACTATGCGTTTACCTTCAGATTATTTATTCGGGAACATCGTCAGAAAAGAAAGGGCTTCTCCGCTATGCCTACATGGTTACGGCCAGCGCGTTTGTTGATGTCGCAGCGTCAATAATTCTTGCTGACTCAAGCTCCTATTCACCCGGCGCAAAATATTTATGCTCTCTCGTTCTTCAGGCTGCTGACTGCGGAGTGTTCTTTGTGTTCATGCGGTACATGTCATATTTCGGGGCAGACACTCCCGGGCGGAGGCGTATGCACTACATACAGAATATACTTCTCGGCGTGTTCTTCTACCTTCAGTTAGCCGGGCATTTCACCGGGGCGAACTACTCAATATCCCCTGACGGAAAAATCATAGAGGGGGCATTGTGCAGTGTAATCACAGACGGCTTCATAGCACTGTGGGCGATTTGGGCATGGGCGGAGATATTCATGTACCGCAGAGCCTTCACTAAGGGACAATTCTGGGCACTGTGCGGAAATTTGGCGTTCTGCTGGGTGCTGATATTCCTACAGTCGCAGATGTTCCCTCATATCCCGGTGCTGTTCATAATTCTGTCGGTCAACCTGTATTACTTCTTCTTCCTTCTTGAGACACCCGCATACAGGGATTTAGAGCGCACACTAGACCGCCTACGCAAAGCCAAAGCCATCGCTGAGGACGCTAACCAGGCAGCAATCGCCGCGGACAAGGCAAAGGGCGAGTTCCTCGCGAACATGTCCCACGAAATTCGCACACCCCTCACAACAATTATGGGCATGGATGAAGTTATCCTGCGGAAATATGAGTCCGGCCCCGTCTACGAATACGCAAGGGACATTCAGAGCGCGGGCAATTCACTTCTTCACATCATCAATGACATTCTCGACTTCTCCAAAATTGAGTCCGGCCAGCTCGAATTAGCGTCAAGAAATTACGACTTAGGGCGCGTACTGCGTGATGTCGACAACATGGTGAAGATCCGCGCCGAGCAGAAAGGACTACAGTACACAGCGCAGATTGATGACTCCCTGCCTGATGAGCTTTTCGGCGACAGAATCAGAGTCCAGCAAATTATGGTAAACATCCTCAACAACGCGGTGAAGTATACGAAAAAAGGCAGCGTGAAATTCACATTGACCGGCGTAAAAGGCGATGACCCGTCATTAATTGTTCTTCATGTTACTGTTACTGACACGGGAATCGGAATACACGCCGAGGATATTCCCAAGCTGTTTAAGTCCTTCAGCAGGATTGACGCTAAGGAGACTCATAACATCGAGGGTACCGGGCTTGGACTGGCCATAACGGGACGGCTAATTGAACTCATGGGCGGAAGCGTTGAAGTTACATCGACATACGGAATCGGCTCAACATTCCACGTTGTAATACCGCAGAAAATTGTAGGCGCAAAAACTCTCAGGGAGTACGGATTAGAGTCAGGCCACAAGAAAAAGGAAGTCCGCAAGATTCTCAAAGCTCCCGGCGCAAAGGTGCTTGTTGTGGACGACAACGACATGAACAGAATCGTCCTGCGCTCGCTCATGAAGGAGAATGAAGTTACCGTAGACGAGGCCGAATCGGGGGAGGAATGCCTCAGAAAATGCGCGGAAAATCCCTATGACGTTATACTCATGGACTACATGATGCCGCACATGGACGGAAAACAGACTCTCCATAACCTTAAAGCCATGCCCGACTCGCCCGGGTCAAAAGCAAAAGTGATAGTGTGTACGGCAAATGCTCTTGTAGGAGTCAGGGCTGAATTATTGTCCGCAGGTTTTGACGACTTCCTCAGCAAGCCCGTGAACGGAAAAGAGCTTGAAGAAATGCTCGCGAAATATATCCCGACGGAGAAAATCACGCAGGGTTTGGAGGGATAA